From the genome of Tenrec ecaudatus isolate mTenEca1 unplaced genomic scaffold, mTenEca1.hap1 Scaffold_445, whole genome shotgun sequence, one region includes:
- the LOC142436602 gene encoding translationally-controlled tumor protein-like, translated as MIIYRDLISRDELFSDVYKIWEITGGLCLEVEGTMVRRAQGHIYDALIGGNASAEGPEGYGPEHKVVTDVDIVMNHHLQETSFTKEAYKRYIKDYMKSLKGKLEERKPERMKPFMTGAAEQIKHILANFKKYQFFQGENTIPDSMVALLDYREGGGTPYMIFFKDGLEMEKC; from the coding sequence ATGATCATCTACCGGGACCTCATCAGCCGAGATGAGCTGTTCTCTGACGTGTACAAGATCTGGGAGATCACGGgcgggctgtgtctggaagtggagggCACCATGGTCCGCAGGGCCCAAGGCCACATCTATGACGCGCTCATCGGCGGCAACGCATCCGCCGAAGGCCCCGAGGGCTACGGGCCCGAGCACAAGGTGGTCACCGACGTGGACATCgtcatgaaccatcacttgcaggaGACCAGCTTCACCAAGGAGGCCTACAAGAGGtacatcaaggactacatgaaatccCTCAAAGGCAAGCTGGAGGAGCGGAAGCCGGAACGCATGAAGCCCTTTATGACCGGGGCTGCCGAGCAGATCAAGCACATCCTCGCCAATTTCAAGAAGTACCAGTTCTTTCAGGGCGAGAACACGATTCCCGACAGCATGGTGGCCCTGCTGGACTACCGCGAGGGCGGCGGGACCCCGTACATGATCTTCTTCAAGGACGGCTTAGagatggagaagtgctga